CCAGGCGGCTGGTAGCGGTGCTGGCACCGAGACCAAGGCAGAGGAAAAGACCGAATTTACGGTAACATTAGTTGCGGTGGGGGACAAAAAAATCCAGGTGTTAAAGGAGTTGCGCGCTTTGACGCAGTTGGGTTTGAAAGAGGCAAAGGATATAATTGAAAAGACCCCGAGTGTGATAAAGGAGAATGTAAGCCGGGAAGAGGCGGAGCGCCTTAAGGCGAAGTTAGAGGAGGTCGGTGCAAAGGTGGAGATAAAATAGTTTTTGGTTTATGTGCTTTATGAAGCAAGCGCCAAAAACTAAACACGCAAGCCTATGAAGATAAAGGATTTTGGTAAAATTCGGTTGCACCTTGATATTCCCAATCTGTTATCACTGCAGCGGGAGTCTTTTTCGGAGTTTACCCAGCACCAGATTTCTCCAGAGCAGCGGCGACCTG
Above is a window of candidate division WOR-3 bacterium DNA encoding:
- the rplL gene encoding 50S ribosomal protein L7/L12, whose protein sequence is MSEDKVQELISTIEGLTVTELATLVKQLKDKFGISAPVFASGVAAPQAAGSGAGTETKAEEKTEFTVTLVAVGDKKIQVLKELRALTQLGLKEAKDIIEKTPSVIKENVSREEAERLKAKLEEVGAKVEIK